From Micromonospora rhizosphaerae, the proteins below share one genomic window:
- a CDS encoding epoxide hydrolase family protein: MTFSPFRIDVSDEVLDDLRARLARTRFTDRSGDRPWQAGMDPDYLRHLVSYWVDTFDWRAREAELNALPHFQTEIGGRRMHFLRVPGVRPAGAPARLPLILSHGWPSSFVEMLPLVDRLTNPAEYGGDPADAFDVVVPSLPGFLYSELPKGPLTRATMAQTLHLLMTDVLGYRRYGAFGGDVGGVVTGWLGALYPEQVAGIHMIHPPFPASFDSHPLSPAEQAYLDAEAAYDETDGGYSAIMGTRPDTIAAALTDSPAGLAAWLVDKYRDWSDNHGDLESRFDRDTLLTTITLYWTSGAIGSSFRQYFDFGHNSPRPAITVPAAFTVSTEPSQANFPREIAERACTDIRHWSEPGRGGHFMPLEEPDLLAGELRQFFTSLRPY; this comes from the coding sequence ATGACCTTCTCCCCGTTTCGTATCGATGTATCGGACGAGGTACTCGACGACCTGCGGGCTCGGCTGGCCCGTACCCGCTTCACGGACCGTAGTGGCGATCGGCCGTGGCAGGCCGGCATGGACCCCGATTACCTGCGGCACCTGGTCTCCTACTGGGTCGATACGTTCGACTGGCGCGCTCGCGAAGCCGAACTCAACGCATTGCCCCATTTCCAGACCGAGATCGGCGGCCGGCGCATGCATTTCCTTCGCGTGCCAGGGGTGCGTCCGGCAGGCGCGCCCGCACGGCTGCCGCTGATCCTGAGCCACGGCTGGCCCAGCAGCTTCGTGGAGATGCTGCCGCTGGTCGATCGTCTGACCAACCCCGCCGAGTACGGGGGCGACCCCGCCGACGCGTTCGACGTGGTGGTGCCCTCGCTGCCAGGCTTCCTCTACTCGGAGCTGCCGAAGGGTCCGCTCACCCGCGCTACGATGGCGCAGACGCTGCACCTGTTGATGACGGACGTCCTTGGCTACCGGCGTTACGGCGCCTTCGGTGGCGATGTCGGCGGTGTCGTCACCGGTTGGCTGGGCGCGCTGTACCCCGAGCAGGTGGCCGGCATTCACATGATCCACCCACCGTTCCCGGCCAGCTTCGACTCCCATCCGCTTTCGCCCGCCGAGCAGGCGTATCTCGATGCCGAAGCGGCGTACGACGAGACGGACGGCGGCTACAGCGCCATCATGGGCACCCGGCCGGACACCATCGCCGCGGCACTGACCGACTCCCCAGCCGGACTGGCCGCCTGGCTCGTCGACAAGTACCGAGACTGGAGCGACAACCACGGGGACTTGGAAAGCCGGTTCGACCGGGACACCCTGCTCACGACCATCACCCTGTACTGGACCAGCGGCGCAATCGGCTCCTCGTTCCGGCAGTACTTCGACTTTGGTCACAACAGCCCACGACCCGCTATCACCGTGCCCGCCGCGTTCACGGTGAGCACCGAACCCTCGCAGGCCAACTTCCCCCGCGAGATCGCCGAACGCGCCTGCACCGACATCCGGCACTGGAGCGAGCCAGGTAGGGGCGGACACTTCATGCCGCTGGAGGAACCGGACCTGCTCGCCGGCGAACTGAGGCAGTTCTTCACGTCGCTCCGCCCGTACTGA
- a CDS encoding MerR family transcriptional regulator encodes MNGDTLYTIGDLARRTGLTVKTIRFYSDRGIVPPTDRSPTGYRLYGIEAVARLDLVRTLRDLGLDLATIRKVVDREISLQEVAAAHAEALAVQIRMLRRRRAVLTAVAKRGSTPEEMDLMHKLAKLSEDERQRLISEFLDAAFGGLEANPEFAGIMRSMTPELPDNPEAEQVQAWVELAELSQDPDFRAGMRRVAEQHAADRAHGNTLGVRRDAVAMVRDQVVPALVAGIDPVSPQADPVVAAVMDQYARDCGRPDDVDLRRWLLVRLECASDPRRERYLQLLSVINGWPATESLGPVFHWTIRALSARTPT; translated from the coding sequence ATGAACGGCGACACGCTCTACACGATCGGCGATCTGGCGCGGCGGACCGGGCTGACGGTCAAGACCATCCGGTTCTACTCCGACCGCGGGATCGTGCCGCCGACTGACCGCAGCCCGACCGGCTACCGCCTCTACGGGATCGAGGCCGTCGCACGCTTGGACCTCGTGCGGACGCTGCGCGACCTGGGATTGGACCTTGCCACGATCCGCAAGGTCGTGGACCGGGAGATCTCGCTCCAAGAGGTCGCCGCAGCGCACGCCGAAGCACTGGCGGTGCAGATCCGAATGCTGCGCCGACGGCGCGCGGTGTTGACGGCAGTGGCCAAGCGCGGGTCCACCCCTGAGGAGATGGATCTCATGCACAAGCTGGCTAAGCTCTCCGAGGATGAACGGCAGCGCCTGATCAGCGAATTTCTTGACGCTGCCTTCGGCGGCCTGGAAGCCAACCCTGAGTTCGCGGGGATCATGCGCTCGATGACGCCCGAGCTGCCCGACAACCCCGAGGCCGAGCAGGTCCAGGCGTGGGTCGAGCTGGCCGAACTGTCCCAGGACCCGGACTTTCGCGCCGGCATGCGGCGTGTGGCTGAGCAACACGCGGCCGACCGTGCCCATGGCAACACTTTGGGCGTGCGCCGTGATGCTGTCGCGATGGTCCGGGACCAGGTCGTGCCAGCCCTGGTGGCTGGCATCGACCCGGTGTCACCGCAGGCCGATCCTGTCGTCGCAGCGGTGATGGATCAGTACGCGCGCGATTGCGGTCGCCCCGACGACGTCGACCTTCGGCGCTGGTTGTTGGTCCGGCTGGAGTGTGCGAGCGACCCGCGCAGGGAGCGGTACCTGCAGCTGCTTTCTGTGATCAACGGCTGGCCGGCGACCGAAAGCCTGGGGCCGGTGTTCCACTGGACCATCCGGGCCTTGAGTGCCCGGACACCAACGTAG